The Natator depressus isolate rNatDep1 chromosome 23, rNatDep2.hap1, whole genome shotgun sequence sequence gtttttaattcaagtgcaatttgcctttaacccagcgcccctgcggcttagcgcttgctttgcttgggagctactgagcagtgaaaataaaccagcttctagcacatgaaaagttgaagcgccgggaatcagttcatctcctgttaaaccataaccaccaccaccctgccgctGGGCTGGGTGAGCTGAGAGGGTGTGATTATGGGTCTGTCAGATTAGCACTAAGAGGCCCCCttgggctaggtgctatacacacagaacatgagacagacagtccctgccctaaagagctcacagtctaattagacaaaggatgggaggggaaactgaggcacagggaggggaaaagggttttacccaaactcacagggccagttagtggcagagcgtggaacagatcccatgggtgcagtcaagtgctctgcccactaggctgtgctgcctctcaatccagagggaggaggtggagcgaaaccaagggggcgctggttccgcatggctcacacacagtcaggcccggcagccctgagctgaaggaagcagaggggagctggggtttgcgcctgctgatgggagctggggctgcggctggagactggcaggaggggccggagcggagggaacagccatgccaggagcagtgtcccagccccacagtgcccagggctgcccggcatgtgggaagggggcagcagcactgacagggcagctctttgttacgagagtcgctgtggagcagcccccgagcgaggctgggagcccagcacctcAGGGCTGGACGGGCCCCGTAAACAGGAGGaacccctggtgggctggcagctggaggccacgctgcagagagtgcaggtctggcccccccgcagcccccggtgtcctgcccctggcacagtccaggttcagcccagttattcctgcttctgagccGTGGATCCCGGGGGACAtgaccagctgggatccaggcccCCCGCTGGGAAGAGGCTAGTCCAGGCCccggcggctggagctctggagggCATGTAAAGCCCAGGAAGGCCCAACCTCAAGGGGCtcaagcaagaggtttcactTCTGGGCtggccacagacctgctgcagcCCCGGAACAGACTCAGCACATCTCCCTTCCCATCATCCCAGCATTGTAACACCTCCCCAAGCCCCTGAGGGGCTGCCACAGCCCGGGCCCCAAAAGCCACCTTGCCTGGTCCCTAGGGTGTTTTGGCCGCTGGCCCCATGGAGCTCGGCCCAGGAAGGGTAAAGGATCCTGTAAGACCCAGGGAGGGGTTGGTCCCTTCaccaggggaggctctgggtagtcacagccacaggtacttggccaggaaggcagccaggatcttgcAGAGGTTCTCCAGGGTCTGGGGGTACAGGTTCTGCTCCGTGTCCTCCATCGTGTGCCAGACCCACGGGAAGGGGGTGGCGATGAGGTGCAGCACTGGCACTCCTACGGCCAGACAGATACATGgatagtcagcagggatccaacccAGGATCTGCATCACTGCAAGCACCAGCCTCTACTGCTGGAGCTACAAGAGTAATTCCACTATTGTCAGCAGTAGtagactattatccccatgtggCCCAGCCAATAGCGGGCGACGTGCAACATTCTAAATGCGCACACTGTCTCAGGAGatggagccaggccctcaggcatGACCTGACCTTACATCTAGGAGCCATGTGCTCCCCTGACCTAGCAAcgagcagctggccaggtgcattatgggaaccagattggccagagacatcaagtgagtcagggccaagtggctagatagcaatgatgtgtttataaagtctttcacccccaaggatcccagagcctaagttcaaaatgcagccacctctggggtgaagtgtgccaggcaggcaaacatcatctataaagcatgttacccctgtaaataacacctagctcttgcatagcccttgtcctcaggggatcccaaagcactttacaaagggggtcagaatgattccccccacttcacagatggggaaactgaggaagacagcggcaaagtcacccagcagggcagtggcaaagccaggatctgaacccaggtctcagtcccttgctccactcatgaggccaggcttgtgtgggagcctgggggagtctcACCACACTTTGTCTGCACACATTCTGCCCTGGTTCCCCCGGGGAGGCCTCCCCAGCTgtccatcccacactgctctgcgccTGGACGCCCGGTAGCgaggggcaggacaggtaccTTTGCGAAGGAAGGGGACGTGGTCCTCTTCGACAGGCCCATAGGCAGGCTCCCGCTGGAAGTACGTCTGCTcccgggggtgggactgcagcaggccCACCCGGTGCAGACGCTTCTCTGGGCGacacagagaagagagtgaggaatgggctggttcctgggacctgccaggctgggggcgtgGCAGGACGAGCCCCACAGGGGGTCACACCTGGCTGCTCACACCAGAGCTCCCTGAGGACACAGAGAcgctgccggggagggagggggatttcaaacctgacaagtcgtgtttgagggaaataaagtgttggtgaaagatgccaggtcaacagccctggggactgaatccccaactcccagctctgtcccacagctggggatagaacccaggagtcctggttcccagcccccctgctctaaccactagaccccactcccctcccagagttggggctagaacccaggcacctttattcattgtcagacagacgcaggaccgtcaggacttgggggggggtgggggggaggaagtagctgtcccactacaggtgcctgggggggcaagccccctcccacccctggaagaaaggaaggtttgcTATCGATGCCAAAGAGCCGGTCgaaccaggaggcggtgaaggggaagtggttctggatggtcgggtggtgggcccccagcaggtccagcaagaTAAACAGGCTCTGCAAGGCGGCAACAAGGGGTTAAATCTGTAGGGGCCCAGTCACCCCAGGAGGATCTGAGGTAGGGATTGGTACAAGATCCAGTGCAGACGGATTGAGCCCCCCGCCTACCCCGGAcaggcacccccaccatctcccttcagcctgaaagatcccccaggcagaactccccagaggggcaagcgggcggctctcaccatagcctggagctggctggtgcccggctggtgctgagccttggccatggacagccccgtacagggaatccctctcactccactcccc is a genomic window containing:
- the LOC141976834 gene encoding glutaminyl-peptide cyclotransferase-like protein translates to MVGVPVREKRLHRVGLLQSHPREQTYFQREPAYGPVEEDHVPFLRKGVPVLHLIATPFPWVWHTMEDTEQNLYPQTLENLCKILAAFLAKYLWL